A portion of the Lolium rigidum isolate FL_2022 chromosome 1, APGP_CSIRO_Lrig_0.1, whole genome shotgun sequence genome contains these proteins:
- the LOC124688442 gene encoding uncharacterized protein LOC124688442, with protein sequence MGGGVMRTAAKVGIAGGAAAAAAGGRFRNVAPAFATAPAAEAAAAASLVSAAGEIPAAAPAGSHWASWEVDDWEFADWREAAASDAEEAVVERPRLVFAPPSFEEAEEATSELKDAIDRVYFSETPVQAVKEHDQELNKLGADALIPAMPGHVVQAFTLLKSSSEAQSVVASLASDKNVWDAVLRNEKVMEFYRSHQQTLVNTFPEDTGSVESPEKFEETSTDYASSGELPTGSALLDFVDNAKKTMMEVVENITNFFQDLFHNTADAEAGPSSSTKKGSSPSFAELAAGGSFMALAMAVILVVLFKRA encoded by the exons ATGGGAGGAGGCGTCATGCGCACCGCCGCGAAGGTCGGCATCgccgggggcgcggcggcggcggccgccggaggaCGCTTCCGCAACGTCGCCCCGGCCTTCGCCACGGCCCCCGCCGCCGAGGCTGCCGCGGCGGCCTCGCTGGTGTCCGCGGCCGGGGAGATCCccgcggccgcgccggccgggTCGCACTGGGCGTCCTGGGAGGTGGATGATTGGGAGTTCGCTGactggagggaggcggcggcctcCGATGCGGAGGAGGCGGTGGTCGAGAGGCCCAGGCTGGTGTTCGCGCCGCCCTCGTttgaggaggccgaggaggccaCCTCTGAGCTCAAGGACGCTATAGACAG GGTTTATTTTTCGGAGACTCCAGTACAAGCTGTTAAGGAACATGATCAAGAGCTTAACAAGCTGGGAGCCGATGCGCTAATTCCTGCTATGCCTGGGCATGTAGTGCAGGCTTTTACATTGTTAAAATCAAGCTCAGAGGCTCAG AGTGTTGTTGCCTCGCTTGCATCAGATAAAAATGTATGGGACGCGGTGCTGAGAAACGAGAAGGTTATGGAATTTTATAGGAGTCACCAGCAAA CTCTGGTTAATACTTTTCCTGAGGATACTGGCTCTGTAGAGTCGCCGGAAAAATTTGAAGAGACATCCACAGACTATGCATCCTCTGGGGAACTACCTACTGGCTCAGCTTTACTGGACTTTGTGGACAACGCAAAGAAGACAATGATGGAGGTGGTCGAGAACATAACCAACTTTTTCCAAGATTTGTTCCACAACACAGCAGATGCTGAGGCGGGACCGAGCTCATCCACTAAAAAGGGTAGCTCCCCTTCTTTCGCTGAGCTGGCGGCTGGTGGATCATTCATGGCCCTTGCCATGGCGGTCATCCTAGTTGTTCTGTTCAAGAGGGCCTGA
- the LOC124688422 gene encoding mRNA cap guanine-N7 methyltransferase 1-like → MSRRPRDEPSSSSYSSAQKRHNPGVAGGGYGGQQAYSEDQIQSMHVADHYSARTNQSLEERENSPIIHLKKLNNWIKSVLVQLYTRPGDRVLDLACGKGGDLIKWDKARVGYYVGVDIAEGSIKDCMTRFNGDSDQQRRKKFSFPARLICADCYETRLDKYLSEDAPFDICSCQFAMHYSWSTEARARQALANISALLRPGGTFIGTMPDANVIIKRLRETEAMEFGNSVYCITFGEEYAEKKFPASRPFGIKYKFHLEDAVDCPEWVVPFHLFKLLAEEYDLELVLMKNFHEFVNEYLQKPDFADLMRRLGALGDGRDKSTLSQDEWEVSYLYLAFVLRKRGAAPSQRRVGNTSRGKTFLAEEDIEVLSI, encoded by the exons atgagcagGCGGCCCCGCGAcgagccctcctcctcctcctactcctccgcCCAAAAGCGCCACAACCCAG gcgtcgccggcggcgggtATGGGGGCCAGCAAGCCTACTCGGAGGACCAGATCCAATCGATGCACGTGGCGGACCACTACAGCGCCCGGACGAACCAGTCGCTCGAGGAGCGCGAGAACAGCCCCATCATCCATCTCAAGAAGCTCAACAACTGG ATAAAGAGCGTCCTCGTCCAGCTGTACACGCGCCCAGGAGACCGCGTCCTTGATCTTGCGTGCGGCAAG GGAGGTGATTTGATCAAGTGGGATAAGGCCAGGGTTGGCTACTATGTAGGGGTTGATATTGCCGAAGGCTCG ATAAAAGATTGCATGACCCGTTTTAATGGTGATTCTGATCAACAACGACGCAAGAAGTTCAGTTTTCCCGCACGGCTTATTTGCGCTGATTGTTACGAG ACTCGTCTGGATAAGTATTTATCCGAGGATGCTCCATTTGACATATGCAGCTGCCAG TTTGCAATGCATTACTCATGGTCAACTGAAGCACGTGCAAGACAGGCCCTTGCTAATATATCTGCATTGCTTCGTCCTGGAGGCACTTTCATTGGGACAATGCCTGATGCTAATGTCATCATTAAAAGGCTAAGAGAAA CTGAAGCAATGGAGTTCGGGAACAGTGTTTACTGTATTACTTTTGGTGAAGAGTACGCTGAAAAG AAATTCCCTGCATCCAGACCTTTTGGTATCAAGTACAAGTTTCATTTAGAG GATGCAGTTGATTGCCCGGAGTGGGTTGTTCCATTCCATCTCTTCAAACTACTGGCGGAGGAG TATGATCTAGAGCTGGTTCTGATGAAGAACTTCCATGAATTTGTAAACGAGTACTTGCAAAAGCCAGATTTTGCTGATCTCATGCGGAGGCTGGGTGCTCTTGGTGATGGACGAGACAAGA GTACCCTATCGCAGGATGAGTGGGAAGTATCCTATCTCTACCTTGCATTTGTTTTGCGGAAG CGAGGCGCTGCTCCCTCTCAGCGGAGAGTCGGCAATACTAGCAGAGGGAAGACCTTCCTTGCCGAGGAGGACATAGAGGTTCTCTCCATATAA